A genomic region of Alkalispirochaeta americana contains the following coding sequences:
- a CDS encoding MATE family efflux transporter, with amino-acid sequence MKTLLSARPGPLGVDLSFVPALLKLAIPISLQHLLMTSLNLADTLMIGQLGEVQIGAIALGNQIFFLLALFLFGVGSGSAVFSSQFWGSRDISGVRRAMGLSLSLGCGGALFFTVAGVVIPRQLLSLFTPDQAVIHEGARYLRIVAMSYLFTAITMGYAHALRSVGDSRLPLLATAVSICLNILGNYLLIFGVGFFPALGVRGAAIATAVSRVLELAVILVVVYRRKGPVAASPRELFRFDRIFARRFFGRAAPVIFNEIFWSIGFTLYTVVFARMGTGHLAAYTISDTVGRLMLVFFIGSANATAILIGNRIGEGAHQGRLGYSSIDENPAQQIGLALLKILPLVSALVGVVVFFGVAPLVPRFFSVTPEVRTMVTNLMRAFALVMVAKVLNLHLIVGILRGGGDTSFALGVDVGFLWLVGVPAAFISGLFLGLPAHLVYLCIGLEEIGKLIMGINRVRSGRWINVLTDPEEALLHPVPDPSDATGYPL; translated from the coding sequence ATGAAGACACTTCTCTCTGCCCGCCCAGGCCCCTTGGGGGTCGATCTATCTTTTGTTCCGGCCCTGCTCAAGCTGGCTATTCCCATCTCGCTGCAGCATCTGCTCATGACCAGTCTCAATCTGGCCGACACCCTCATGATCGGCCAGCTTGGCGAGGTCCAGATCGGCGCTATCGCCCTGGGAAACCAGATATTTTTCCTTCTGGCGCTCTTTCTCTTTGGTGTGGGGAGCGGCAGCGCCGTCTTCTCTTCCCAGTTCTGGGGCAGCCGGGATATCTCGGGCGTCCGCCGGGCCATGGGGCTCTCCCTGTCCCTGGGTTGCGGGGGAGCGCTTTTCTTCACTGTCGCAGGCGTCGTGATCCCCCGACAGCTGCTCTCGCTCTTCACCCCCGATCAGGCAGTGATCCACGAAGGAGCCCGGTATCTCCGGATCGTGGCCATGAGTTACCTCTTTACGGCGATCACCATGGGCTACGCCCACGCCCTGCGCAGCGTGGGCGACTCGCGACTGCCACTTCTGGCCACGGCCGTCTCGATCTGTCTGAATATCCTGGGAAATTACCTGCTCATTTTCGGGGTGGGCTTTTTCCCCGCTCTGGGAGTACGGGGCGCCGCCATCGCCACGGCGGTCTCGCGCGTTCTGGAGCTCGCGGTGATCCTCGTGGTGGTCTACCGCCGAAAAGGCCCTGTGGCGGCCTCGCCACGGGAGCTCTTCCGTTTTGACAGGATCTTTGCGCGCCGGTTTTTCGGCAGGGCCGCGCCGGTTATTTTCAACGAGATTTTCTGGTCCATCGGGTTCACCCTTTATACGGTGGTTTTTGCCCGGATGGGTACGGGGCATCTGGCGGCCTATACCATCTCCGATACCGTGGGGCGCCTGATGCTGGTTTTCTTTATCGGCTCCGCCAATGCCACGGCGATTCTCATTGGAAACCGGATCGGCGAGGGTGCCCACCAGGGCAGGCTGGGCTACTCCAGCATCGACGAGAACCCGGCGCAGCAAATCGGTCTGGCCCTGCTCAAGATACTGCCCCTGGTATCGGCTCTGGTGGGAGTGGTGGTGTTCTTCGGGGTGGCGCCCCTGGTGCCGAGATTCTTTTCCGTCACGCCCGAGGTCCGGACCATGGTGACAAACCTGATGCGCGCCTTCGCTCTGGTGATGGTTGCCAAGGTGCTGAACCTCCACCTGATCGTGGGAATTCTCCGGGGCGGTGGAGACACTTCCTTTGCCCTGGGGGTAGACGTGGGATTTCTCTGGCTCGTGGGGGTTCCGGCAGCCTTCATATCGGGGCTCTTCCTGGGTCTGCCTGCACACCTGGTGTATCTCTGCATTGGCCTGGAAGAGATCGGCAAGCTGATCATGGGGATCAACCGGGTTCGCTCGGGTCGGTGGATCAACGTCCTGACCGATCCCGAAGAGGCTCTGTTGCACCCCGTGCCGGATCCTTCCGATGCAACGGGGTATCCTCTCTAG
- a CDS encoding PAS domain-containing protein, producing the protein MSYQPRDQTHDQTHGQARDQPRDQAPRWTALFADAELVELLSRLGVHATHYGEGLFFPGRPLPRGEKIEPQEAWQNFLESLHPRDRDRIARAARKIYTGESRSFEETFRIRNPDDTYRWVVSKGESRGTTEEGSPLLYVGTETDITAHKELEEALQQKNRELLVLREAAAVIGASLSIHDTVQRILEQTRKIIPCQTASIQILQDT; encoded by the coding sequence ATGAGTTATCAACCACGTGACCAGACGCATGACCAGACGCATGGCCAGGCTCGTGATCAACCACGGGACCAGGCACCCCGCTGGACGGCCCTGTTCGCCGATGCGGAGCTGGTGGAACTCCTCTCCCGCCTGGGGGTGCACGCAACACACTACGGGGAGGGCCTTTTTTTCCCTGGACGCCCCCTGCCCAGGGGAGAAAAAATAGAACCCCAGGAGGCCTGGCAGAATTTTCTGGAGAGCCTCCATCCCCGGGACCGGGACCGGATCGCCCGGGCGGCCCGAAAGATATACACCGGCGAGAGCCGATCCTTTGAAGAAACCTTCCGCATTCGCAACCCCGACGACACCTACCGATGGGTTGTCAGCAAGGGTGAGTCCCGGGGCACCACCGAAGAGGGCTCGCCCCTTTTGTATGTGGGGACCGAAACGGATATCACCGCCCACAAGGAACTGGAGGAAGCCCTGCAGCAGAAAAACCGGGAGCTTCTGGTGCTCCGCGAGGCCGCTGCCGTGATCGGAGCCTCCCTGAGTATTCACGATACGGTGCAGCGAATCCTGGAACAGACCCGAAAGATCATCCCCTGCCAGACGGCCTCGATCCAGATCCTTCAGGACACATAA
- a CDS encoding sensor domain-containing diguanylate cyclase, with the protein MIGCTGFRNPEKVVGLRFPFPEAGSLSTRAIQEQRPFISLDVTTDFPAFIQPSGEETIQSWMGIPLIRHGSAIGLVSADHRERGVYTDHHVELAAILADHIAIALENARLHEKTYSMAMTDALTGLANRHRLLIEGRLLFETATRSGQPLTVAMVDVDRFKAVNDRYGHDLGDRVLQAIAACCTEQLRSSDVLARYGGEEFVLLFPGTRPATARIACERIRQEIARLHVPGLKETVSVSIGVAGGIPRRREDLNAFITRADRAMYQAKEAGRDRVNLA; encoded by the coding sequence GTGATCGGCTGCACGGGGTTCAGGAACCCCGAGAAGGTGGTTGGATTGCGGTTCCCCTTCCCCGAAGCGGGAAGTCTCAGTACCCGAGCTATCCAGGAGCAGAGACCGTTCATCTCCCTCGATGTGACCACAGACTTCCCTGCCTTTATCCAGCCCTCGGGAGAGGAGACGATCCAGTCCTGGATGGGGATTCCCCTGATACGCCACGGCAGTGCCATCGGGCTGGTCTCGGCCGATCACCGCGAGCGGGGGGTCTACACGGACCACCACGTGGAACTGGCGGCAATCCTCGCCGATCATATTGCGATTGCTCTGGAAAACGCCCGGCTCCACGAGAAGACCTATTCCATGGCCATGACCGACGCCCTGACGGGGCTGGCAAACCGTCACCGTCTTCTTATTGAGGGGCGGCTTCTCTTTGAGACGGCCACCCGCAGCGGCCAGCCACTGACGGTTGCCATGGTCGATGTGGATCGCTTCAAGGCCGTCAACGATCGCTACGGCCACGATCTGGGGGATCGGGTGCTCCAGGCGATCGCCGCTTGCTGCACGGAGCAACTCCGCTCCTCCGACGTTCTGGCACGTTATGGAGGCGAGGAGTTTGTCCTGCTCTTTCCCGGAACGCGCCCCGCCACGGCACGGATCGCCTGCGAGCGAATTCGGCAGGAGATAGCCCGCCTCCATGTGCCGGGGCTGAAGGAGACCGTCTCGGTGAGCATCGGTGTCGCCGGAGGTATCCCCCGGCGCAGGGAGGATCTGAACGCTTTTATTACCCGGGCCGACCGCGCCATGTATCAGGCCAAGGAGGCGGGGCGGGACCGGGTCAATCTGGCGTGA
- a CDS encoding DUF4954 family protein has translation MKITERTAMRQGFVPGDEYALRNTQVQPPPGGWRNLTSQEVERLVKNNNYAENWDTLLVADPFDAGQIRNNRFFGLVRLGAVRDVVLEYHDLLLPAGISNSLIISCDIGNDAALHNVSYIAHYIVGDRTILFNLDEVHTTNYAKFGNGIVKDGEAEDVRIWLEVMNEGGDRKILPFDGMLSADAYLWARYRDDRALQQRLVEITQKSFDSRRGYYGTIGNGSVIKNSRILKDVKVGDGCYIKGANKLKNLTINSSLQEPSQIGEGVELVNGIIGYGCSVFYGCKAVRFILGNNSGLKYGARLINSFLGDNSTISCCEVLNNLIFPAHEQHHNNSFLVAAVVKGQSNIAAGATLGSNHNSRANDNEIEAGRGFWPGLATSLKHSSRFASFVLLAKADYPAELNIPFPFALVSNNVSRDRLEIAPAFWWRHNMYALQRNGWKVRHRDRRLSPGQAIEFDVLAPDTTEEICQALTILEPWKDAEGPVEISREGLSGESFGYERSRRPVVVHNPAGACQAYREMLVTYAVTTLLPLAEELLQQGLPRGGVPEALDAAAEGAAREWVNLGGQLVPEDEVKRLRQDIGQGILADWDSIHQRYQDLWNRYEAQKRSHAAELLRFWGGQERIDEPLWARACREAIALQEMIAERVYLSRQKDDLNPFRRATYRCAEEMYAVVGSAGENSFVLQVQADTKELARRIAGVG, from the coding sequence GTGAAAATAACAGAGAGGACGGCGATGCGCCAGGGCTTTGTTCCCGGCGACGAATACGCCCTCAGAAACACCCAGGTCCAGCCTCCCCCGGGGGGCTGGCGGAATCTCACCTCCCAGGAGGTGGAGCGGCTGGTAAAAAACAACAACTACGCTGAAAACTGGGATACCCTGCTGGTAGCGGACCCCTTCGACGCCGGGCAGATTCGCAACAACCGGTTTTTCGGACTTGTCCGGCTGGGGGCTGTCCGCGATGTGGTCCTGGAGTACCACGACCTGCTCCTGCCTGCGGGTATCTCCAACAGTCTGATTATCTCCTGCGATATTGGCAACGATGCAGCGCTTCACAACGTCTCCTATATCGCCCACTACATTGTGGGCGACCGGACGATTCTCTTCAACCTCGACGAGGTCCATACTACAAACTACGCCAAGTTCGGCAACGGCATCGTCAAGGACGGGGAGGCTGAAGATGTTCGCATCTGGCTGGAGGTGATGAACGAGGGTGGAGACCGGAAGATCCTGCCCTTTGACGGCATGCTCAGCGCCGACGCCTATCTCTGGGCACGCTACCGCGACGATCGGGCGCTTCAGCAACGGCTTGTGGAGATCACCCAGAAGTCCTTTGATTCGCGCCGGGGCTACTACGGAACCATCGGGAACGGTTCGGTGATAAAAAACTCGCGAATCCTGAAAGACGTCAAGGTGGGCGACGGCTGCTATATCAAGGGAGCCAACAAGCTCAAGAACCTGACGATCAATTCCTCTCTCCAGGAGCCATCCCAGATCGGCGAGGGGGTCGAGCTGGTGAACGGAATCATCGGCTACGGCTGCAGTGTCTTCTACGGGTGCAAGGCCGTGCGGTTTATCCTGGGAAACAACTCGGGCCTGAAATACGGGGCCCGTCTGATAAACTCTTTCCTGGGAGATAACTCCACCATTTCCTGTTGCGAGGTGCTGAACAACCTGATCTTTCCAGCCCACGAACAGCACCACAACAACTCCTTCCTCGTGGCTGCCGTGGTCAAGGGACAAAGCAACATCGCCGCCGGGGCAACCCTGGGGTCCAACCACAACAGCCGGGCCAACGACAACGAGATCGAAGCGGGGCGGGGCTTCTGGCCCGGCCTTGCCACAAGTCTCAAGCATAGCTCCCGCTTTGCCTCCTTTGTCTTGTTGGCAAAAGCCGATTATCCGGCAGAACTGAACATTCCCTTTCCCTTCGCCCTGGTCTCCAATAACGTATCCCGGGATCGCCTGGAGATTGCCCCGGCCTTCTGGTGGCGTCACAACATGTATGCCCTCCAGCGGAACGGCTGGAAGGTGCGCCACCGGGACCGCCGCCTCTCTCCCGGCCAGGCAATCGAGTTCGATGTGCTGGCCCCGGACACCACCGAAGAGATCTGCCAGGCCCTGACGATTCTGGAGCCCTGGAAGGACGCCGAAGGCCCCGTGGAAATCTCCCGGGAGGGCCTCTCCGGGGAGAGCTTCGGCTACGAACGTTCGCGCCGGCCCGTGGTGGTCCATAACCCCGCAGGGGCTTGCCAGGCCTACCGGGAAATGCTCGTCACCTACGCTGTTACCACGCTCCTTCCTCTGGCGGAGGAACTGCTTCAGCAGGGCCTGCCCCGGGGCGGTGTCCCGGAAGCGCTGGACGCCGCCGCTGAGGGAGCCGCCCGGGAGTGGGTGAACCTGGGGGGACAACTTGTGCCGGAGGACGAGGTGAAGCGGTTGCGCCAGGATATCGGCCAGGGCATCCTGGCCGACTGGGACTCGATCCACCAACGATACCAGGATCTGTGGAACCGCTACGAAGCCCAAAAGCGCAGCCACGCCGCAGAGTTGCTACGCTTTTGGGGGGGACAGGAAAGGATCGACGAACCCCTCTGGGCCCGGGCCTGCCGGGAGGCGATCGCCCTTCAGGAGATGATCGCCGAGCGGGTCTATCTTTCCCGTCAGAAGGACGACCTGAACCCCTTCCGCCGCGCTACCTACCGCTGCGCCGAAGAAATGTACGCCGTGGTGGGGTCGGCCGGGGAAAACTCCTTCGTCCTGCAGGTGCAGGCAGACACAAAAGAGCTGGCCCGCCGCATCGCCGGGGTAGGGTGA
- a CDS encoding TPM domain-containing protein, giving the protein MRIFGRRALPCLFLLSLSLSGGAFFPGGNAHTGGGVLEAQARGSLPSPRGYVSDFAGVIPRDAARQIELIARAVADRTDAEIALVTVKSFEDLGFATVGDLGIALADAWGVGGAGSDRGVILILAMEERQIRLEVGYGLEGVLPDGRAGAVIDQVLVPAFQRGRYGEGFLEATRVLAGIIGEETGTDLSDVGAATERTEAAAPARGASSGNEAGQVLVLLLVFFLFGGGRFIFWPLVFGRFRRGFYGGGFGSQYRGYHRSTSFHGSSFGGGFRGGGGGFGGFGGGGFGGGGASRGF; this is encoded by the coding sequence ATGAGAATCTTCGGGAGACGGGCTCTGCCCTGTCTTTTCTTGCTCTCTCTGTCGCTTTCCGGAGGGGCCTTTTTTCCCGGCGGCAACGCTCACACCGGCGGCGGTGTGCTCGAAGCCCAGGCCCGGGGTTCCCTTCCCTCGCCCCGGGGCTACGTGAGCGACTTCGCTGGTGTTATTCCCCGGGATGCAGCCCGGCAGATAGAGCTGATCGCCCGGGCCGTGGCCGACCGGACCGACGCAGAAATTGCCCTGGTGACGGTAAAGAGCTTTGAAGATTTGGGGTTTGCCACGGTGGGAGATCTTGGAATTGCCCTGGCCGATGCCTGGGGTGTGGGCGGGGCCGGATCTGATCGGGGGGTTATCCTGATCCTGGCCATGGAGGAACGTCAGATACGCCTGGAGGTGGGCTACGGCCTGGAAGGGGTTCTCCCCGACGGACGCGCCGGGGCGGTGATCGACCAGGTCCTGGTTCCTGCCTTCCAGCGAGGCCGTTACGGCGAGGGTTTTCTGGAAGCAACCAGGGTCCTGGCGGGCATCATCGGCGAGGAGACGGGAACAGACCTCTCCGATGTCGGCGCAGCTACCGAAAGAACCGAAGCGGCAGCCCCCGCCCGGGGAGCCTCCTCGGGCAACGAGGCAGGACAGGTTCTGGTGCTGCTTCTGGTGTTTTTCCTCTTCGGCGGGGGGCGCTTTATTTTCTGGCCCCTGGTGTTCGGCCGCTTCCGCCGGGGGTTCTACGGCGGCGGCTTCGGAAGCCAGTACCGTGGATACCATCGCAGCACATCCTTCCATGGCAGCAGCTTTGGCGGAGGATTCCGCGGCGGCGGCGGCGGTTTTGGCGGTTTCGGCGGCGGTGGTTTTGGTGGCGGTGGAGCCTCCCGGGGGTTTTAG
- a CDS encoding HAD-IIA family hydrolase — protein MTGDNKPESTKPAGTAGAVASLGAAAERPDRLYEGYIFDLDGTIYLGSELLPGALRLIQALRSWGKRVIFLSNNPTRDVDMYVQKLQGMGLEADSSEIITTVFTTTQWILQNAPGAVVYPIAEEPLVRAFRAAGITISDDPSKIDIVVASYDRDLTWKKLQIAFEAIWYHRRAKLITTNPDRFCPFPRGHGEVDSGPVVAALENATGRPLDVNCGKPSPVMLQTIMTALDLPVKECLTTGDRLYTEIKMGIDSGMDTALVFTGETTPAMLEEEPRERWPTWHLERIDQLLPQRCWEELGWD, from the coding sequence ATGACAGGCGATAACAAACCAGAAAGCACGAAACCAGCCGGCACCGCAGGGGCCGTGGCGAGCCTCGGCGCTGCCGCAGAACGCCCGGATCGGCTCTACGAAGGCTACATCTTCGATCTGGACGGCACAATCTACCTGGGATCGGAGCTCCTGCCGGGGGCGCTCCGGCTGATCCAGGCCCTGCGGAGCTGGGGAAAGCGGGTGATCTTCCTCTCCAACAACCCCACCCGGGATGTAGACATGTACGTGCAGAAACTTCAGGGAATGGGTCTCGAGGCGGACTCCTCGGAAATCATCACCACGGTCTTTACCACCACCCAGTGGATTCTGCAAAACGCCCCGGGTGCGGTGGTCTATCCCATCGCCGAGGAGCCCCTGGTACGGGCCTTCCGCGCGGCGGGGATCACCATCTCCGATGATCCCTCAAAAATCGACATCGTCGTGGCCAGCTACGATCGGGACCTGACCTGGAAAAAACTCCAGATCGCCTTCGAAGCGATCTGGTATCACCGGCGGGCCAAACTGATCACCACCAACCCCGACCGGTTCTGCCCCTTCCCCCGGGGCCACGGCGAGGTAGACTCCGGGCCCGTGGTGGCAGCCCTGGAAAACGCCACGGGTCGCCCCCTGGACGTGAACTGCGGCAAGCCCAGTCCGGTGATGCTCCAGACCATCATGACGGCCCTGGACCTGCCCGTGAAAGAGTGTCTCACCACGGGGGACCGGCTCTACACGGAGATCAAGATGGGAATCGATTCCGGCATGGACACGGCCCTGGTTTTTACCGGCGAGACCACCCCGGCCATGCTGGAGGAAGAACCCCGGGAGCGGTGGCCCACGTGGCACCTGGAGAGGATCGATCAGCTCCTGCCCCAGCGGTGCTGGGAGGAGCTGGGCTGGGACTGA
- a CDS encoding nucleotidyltransferase domain-containing protein has product METIQHGMEQALTQRLSSSFGDNLDSVTLYGSYVRGTFQKGVSDINALILLNQPAGAQIQRFGSDARRFLRSERITPLILTKTEFLSSADVFPLEYADIRQTHRTIFGEDPTEALNLQDRNLRHQLEHQLRGNLVSLRQMVLAARGRKRVVRAQLLDWFGPLAAVFRGLVRLAGEETIPGEPRELIDAVNRLYDLEPGPFRKLLELRDNRSLDPVALSWELDQRLSDLSQHVDSLRNTLESGGDG; this is encoded by the coding sequence ATGGAAACAATACAACACGGAATGGAACAGGCCCTGACCCAGCGGCTTTCTTCCTCCTTCGGAGATAATCTTGATTCGGTTACCCTCTACGGAAGCTATGTGCGGGGCACCTTTCAGAAGGGCGTCTCCGATATCAACGCCCTGATCCTGCTGAACCAGCCCGCTGGGGCCCAGATCCAGCGCTTCGGCAGCGATGCCCGCCGGTTTCTCCGGTCCGAGCGAATCACCCCCCTGATCCTCACCAAAACGGAGTTTCTCTCCTCGGCCGATGTGTTCCCCCTGGAATACGCCGATATCCGCCAGACCCACCGGACGATCTTTGGCGAGGACCCTACCGAGGCTTTGAACCTGCAGGACAGAAACCTGCGGCACCAGCTGGAGCACCAGCTTCGTGGAAACCTGGTATCGTTGCGTCAGATGGTGCTGGCCGCGCGGGGGCGCAAGCGGGTGGTGAGAGCCCAGTTGCTGGACTGGTTTGGTCCGTTGGCGGCGGTTTTCCGGGGGCTGGTCCGTCTTGCCGGCGAGGAGACGATCCCCGGAGAACCCCGGGAGCTGATTGATGCCGTGAACCGCCTCTATGACCTGGAGCCGGGACCGTTCCGAAAACTTCTTGAGTTGAGGGACAACCGATCGCTCGATCCGGTTGCTTTGAGCTGGGAGCTTGATCAACGACTCTCGGACCTCTCGCAGCACGTGGACTCCCTGAGGAACACCCTGGAATCGGGAGGTGACGGATGA